In the Choloepus didactylus isolate mChoDid1 chromosome 5, mChoDid1.pri, whole genome shotgun sequence genome, one interval contains:
- the LOC119534857 gene encoding LOW QUALITY PROTEIN: olfactory receptor 13-like (The sequence of the model RefSeq protein was modified relative to this genomic sequence to represent the inferred CDS: substituted 1 base at 1 genomic stop codon), which translates to MGENQTSITEFILLGFRLGPRLQMLLFGIFSLCYAFTLLGNGAILGLIALDSRLHTPMYFFLSHLALIYIAYACNTVPQMLVNLLNPAKPISFAGCITQTSPILTFAHTECLLLVVMSCDRYVAICHPLRYSAIMSWRVCSTLTVTSWVLGVLLALVHIVLLLSLTFCGPQTVNHFFCEIIAILKLPCADTHINEMMVLAGAVSVLVGPFSSIVISYVQILYAILRIQSVKGHQKAFSTCSSHLCVVGLFYGTAIIMYVGPRYGNPQEXKKYLLLFHTLFNPTLNPLIYSLRNKEVKAALNRVLAKERTS; encoded by the coding sequence ATGGGGGAAAATCAGACATCCATCACAGAGTTCATCCTATTGGGATTTCGCCTTGGTCCCAGGCTTCAGATGCTGCTCTTTGGGATCTTCTCCCTGTGCTATGCCTTCACCTTGCTGGGGAATGGGGCCATCTTGGGGCTCATCGCACTGGACTCCAGActgcacacccccatgtacttcttcctctcacaCCTGGCCCTCATCTACATAGCCTATGCCTGCAACACGGTGCCCCAGATGCTGGTAAACCTCCTGAACCCAGCCAAGCCCATCTCCTTTGCTGGCTGCATAACACAGACCTCTCCCATTTTGACTTTTGCTCACACAGAATGCCTTCTACTGGTGGTGATGTCCTGTGATCggtatgtggccatctgccaccCACTCCGATATTCTGCCATCATGAGCTGGAGAGTCTGCAGCACCCTGACAGTGACTTCCTGGGTGTTAGGAGTCCTCCTGGCCTTGGTACATATAGTGTTACTCCTATCACTGACCTTCTGTGGACCCCAGACTGTTAACCACTTTTTCTGTGAAATTATTGCTATTCTCAAGCTTCCTTGTGCAGACACCCACATTAATGAGATGATGGTCTTGGCTGGGGCAGTGTCTGTACTGGTGGGACCCTTCTCCTCAATTGTGATTTCTTATGTTCAGATCCTATATGCCATTCTAAGGATCCAGTCAGTGAAGGGGCACCAGAAAGCCTTCTctacctgctcctcccacctctgTGTGGTTGGTCTCTTTTATGGCACAGCCATTATCATGTATGTTGGACCCAGATATGGAAACCCCCAGGAGTAGAAGAAATATCTCCTCCTGTTTCACACCCTTTTCAATCCCACGCTCAACCCCCTGATCTATAGTCTGAGGAACAAAGAAGTCAAAGCTGCCCTGAATAGGGTGCTTGCAAAGGAAAGAACTTCATGA
- the LOC119534858 gene encoding olfactory receptor 2A5 yields the protein MRENQTWVTEFILLGFPISPKMQMLLFGLFSLSYAFTLLGNGVILGLIWLDSRLHTPMYFFLSHLSIVDISYASNNVPKMLANFVNEKKTISFVPCVMQTFLYMAFAHPECLVLVVMSYDRYVAICHPLQYSVIMSWRICTVQAVTSWVCGSLLALVHVVLILRLPFCGPQEVNHFFCEILSILKLACVDTRLNLLVIFAASVFILVGPLCLVLVSYTHILIAILRIQSREGRRKAFSTCSSHLCVVGLFFGSAIVMYMAPKSRHPEEQQKILSLFYSLFNPMLNPLIYSLRNAEVKGALRRVLWRQRSM from the coding sequence ATGAGAGAAAATCAGACATGGGTCACAGAATTCATTCTCCTGGGATTCCCAATCAGTCCAAAGATGCAGATGCTCCTCTTTGGATTATTCTCCCTATCCTATGCCTTCACTCTGCTGGGGAACGGGGTCATACTGGGACTCATATGGCTGGACTCCAGActgcacacccccatgtacttcttcctctcacaTCTGTCCATTGTTGATATTTCATATGCCTCCAACAATGTCCCTAAGATGCTGGCAAACTTTGTGAACGAGAAGAAAACTATCTCCTTTGTGCCATGTGTAATGCAGACCTTTTTATACATGGCTTTTGCTCACCCTGAGTGCCTTGTCTTGGTTGTGATGTCCTATGATCGGTACGTGGCAATCTGCCACCCCCTACAGTACTCTGTCATCATGAGCTGGAGAATCTGCACTGTGCAGGCTGTCACTTCCTGGGTATGTGGCTCCCTCCTGGCCCTGGTCCATGTGGTCCTCATCCTGAGGCTGCCCTTCTGTGGGCCTCAAGAAGTGAATCACTTCTTCTGTGAAATCCTGTCTATCCTCAAGCTGGCCTGTGTGGACACGAGGCTCAACCTACTCGTCATCTTTGCTGCTTCGGTATTTATCTTAGTGGGACCCCTCTGCTTGGTGCTGGTTTCCTACACTCACATCCTTATTGCCATCCTGAGGATCCAGTCCAGGGAGGGACGCAgaaaagccttctccacctgctcctcccacctctgTGTGGTTGGGCTCTTCTTTGGCAGCGCCATCGTCATGTACATGGCCCCCAAGTCCCGCCACCCTGAGGAGCAGCAGAAGATCCTTTCCCTGTTTTACAGCCTTTTCAACCCTATGCTGAACCCCCTCATCTACAGCCTAAGGAATGCAGAAGTGAAGGGCGCCCTGAGGAGAGTGCTGTGGAGACAGAGATCAATGTGA
- the LOC119534856 gene encoding olfactory receptor 2A12 — translation MGSNQTWITEVILLGFQVNPVLEVFLFGLFLLLYSLTLMGNGVILGLIWMDSRLHSPMYFFLSHLAMVDMSYATSTIPKMLANIMMQKKNISFAPCIFQTFLYLAFAVTECMILVVMSYDRYTAICHPLQYTIIMSWRNCIGLAATCWIFSILLSLVHIILLLRLPFCGPHKINHFFCQIMSVFKLACADTRLNQVVLFAGSVCVLVGPLCLVLVSYTCILFTILRIPSDEGRRKAFSTCSSHLCVVGLFFGSAIVMYMAPKSSHSQDQRKILSLFYSLFNPMLNPLIYSLRNAEVKGALTRVLWKQRSL, via the coding sequence ATGGGAAGCAATCAGACATGGATCACAGAAGTCATCCTGCTGGGATTCCAGGTTAATCCAGTGCTGGAGGTGTTCCTCTTTGGGCTCTTCTTGCTATTGTACAGCCTCACCCTTATGGGAAATGGGGTCATCCTGGGGCTCATCTGGATGGACTCCAGACTTCACagccccatgtacttcttcctctcacaCCTGGCCATGGTTGATATGTCCTATGCCACAAGCACCATCCCTAAAATGCTGGCAAATATCATGATGCAGAAAAAAAACATCTCCTTTGCTCCATGCATATTTCAGACTTTTTTGTATTTGGCTTTTGCTGTCACAGAGTGTATGATTTTGGTGGTAATGTCCTATGATCGGTATACAGCCATCTGCCATCCCTTGCAATACACCATCATAATGAGCTGGAGAAATTGCATTGGTCTGGCTGCCACTTGTTGGATATTTAGCATCCTCTTGTCTCTGGTCCATATTATTCTCCTCCTGAGACTGCCATTTTGTGGGCCACACAAAATCAACCACTTTTTCTGTCAAATCATGTCTGTATTCAAACTGGCCTGTGCTGACACTAGACTCAATCAAGTTGTCCTCTTTGCTGGCTCTGTCTGTGTTTTAGTCGGGCCTCTTTGCTTGGTCCTGGTCTCGTACACCTGCATCCTGTTCACCATCCTGAGGATCCCGTCAGATGAGGGTCGTAGAAAGGCTTTTTCCACCTGCTCTTCTCATCTCTGTGTGGTTGGGCTCTTCTTTGGCAGTGCCATCGTCATGTACATGGCCCCCAAGTCCAGTCATTCTCAAGATCAGAGAAAGATTCTCTCACTGTTTTATAGCCTTTTCAACCCTATGCTGAATCCCCTGATCTACAGTTTGAGGAATGCAGAGGTGAAAGGAGCCCTGACAAGAGTTCTGTGGAAACAGAGGTCACTGTGA